A segment of the Nostoc sp. TCL26-01 genome:
ATTTTTCTTACACCTATCTATACAAGGTTTTTGACATGAGGTACATATTTTTTAGCTGGTTACTTCCTTTTGCTGTCACTTGTTTTGCGAGAAACGCCTTAGCCGTGCAATATCAGTCTTCATCTTCTCTTAATCATACTCTGGCTGTAGTGTCAACAGATGAAAATTTTTATACCCAGGCAAATCAGTTACTCCAACAACAACTGGATTTGATTACACGTATTGAACAGGCTTTGATTTCCCCAGATGCCAATCGAATGAGGGCTGTCAGGGGACAATTAACTGTCCAAACGAAAATTGTGGAAGGTTTTCTCAAGCGTCAAAATCGGAGTAGTCCAGTTTTATGTAACCCCACGGATGCTTCCCCTCTACCTGGACAGTTAGATAATTCACAAACAAAAATTTATTGTTCTTTGTCTGCTGCTAGCCAGGAATTACTTAAACTAGCTCCAGTGCTAGATCAACTTTTATCTCGACGGGGTGAATTAGCTTTAGTCAGAAAGTTACCTCTGATTAATGGTGAACGTCAATCAGATCCAGTAATGGCGATGAAACCCATACAGCGTCCCTATCTGAACCAGCCAGCAACACCTTTTTCGACAACAGAACCAAATTTAGAATTGACAAACCAACCAACACCCAGACAGTCTACGGAAATTACCTCCCCATCTACACTACCAATAATTGGTAGAATTACCAAAACCGCCATAGCTAACTATGTACCACCAATTCAACCTGCGATCGCTGCACCAGAAACAGTGCTAACTATTTTGGCAACGGCGAAGCAGATGTTAACAGCAGTACAAACGGAATTTCCCGCCGGAACCAAGTTTAGAGATTCCCAGGAAACAACCACAGCCCTTGACCGTTTTGCTTACGGACTTGACCCCCAAGAACCGCAAACCTATGCCAAGTTTTTGCGATTACCACATACGGGGATTTTCCGAGCTTTACCCACATTGGCTTACCAGCGTCCATTAAATACGCTGTGGAACCGATTACAGCCTAGTGTGAGTGAACGCTATCCTTTTCCGGCTTTGGGTAATACTCAGGGAGGATTTAATCCTAGTCTAGCACTTCAGGTTGTAGGCGATCGCTTTAAATTACAGGATCAAGGAGTAGATTACAGTTTTATGGTGGATGTGGGCGATATTCCTTTGGAAAAACTGGATCACCAGTTAAAATCAGTAGCTTTGCCCACAAGAGAATTTTTTCTCAACTATCAACCACCAAAAGAGTTAGCAGCTTTACCAGTGGAAAGACGGCGGTTTATTACTGGCAAAGACCAAAACTGGAATCAAAGCCAGGTGATTTTAGCCAGTGCCACAGCTAAATTGCATCATACTTATATAGTGCGATCGCTGCAATTCCAACTACCAGAAATTCTCCTCAATCGTCAACTAACAAATTTAGAACAAAGCCGCTACATAGACCAATTAAAACAAATCCGCAGTAGCGACATCATTTTAGCTTTCCGACCAGTCCGCAGCCGTACTGATGGCAGTTATACAATTCTATGGCGAGTTTTAAACGAACTACCTGCGCCGCAAATTAGTTATTAGTCAATAGTCATTGGTCAATAGTCAATAGTCATTGGTCATTGGTCATTGGCTACTCTCTCTATTCTGTGTTTGACTCTGTCTGTTGACTCAATTACGTAGCTTGCTTCTCGCCTTTGGCGAGTATTACGAATTATCATCACTTTGCGCTAGGGTAGGAATTGACACGTGATTTGTGATTTTGTGTGTTTGCTTGTAAACGACCAACTGTATTTTTGAGTTTGGCTGTCTTGATGACTGCTCTAACAGCCTGTTCTAGCTCTCCTAGTGCTAAAAATTGGGAGCAGTCTTTGGCAGCTGATCCGCAGTTGCAGGATAATTCTGTGGTTTTTGGTGGTAGGAAAGAGGGTGCAGGTCAAGTAGGGCAAAATCAGCCTTCTGTGCAATTACCAGCCGACTTTCCCAAAGAGATTCCCATATATACAAATGCTCAATTACAGGAAGTCACACCTGCTACGGGTTCAGACAATCGAGTTTCAGCTCGTTGGCTGAGTTCTGAACCGAGCAATTTTATCATTGGCTTTTATCGTAACCAGTTGCAGACGAACAACTGGCAAATTTTGCAACAGCCGACTGATGATGCGGAAGGTACATTTGAGGCACGGCGTAATGATTTGTTGGTGAAAGTTGCGATTCAACCTAAATCTGTGACTAACGCCGCACCAAACCAACCACAAACATCTACGTTGTTGAAAATTGAGTATACACCTAATAGTACAGCTAGTACAGCTACAGCCCAACCTGACTCAGCTAACAGTCCCACGGCAACAGGCAATAATATTCCCCAACCTGGTGAACCACAGTTTATTGGCCCAGTACCACCAGCCAATTGGGCAACACAACCAACAAACACAGCCGTGAATCCTGCCCCCACGACATCGACATTTAGCGATTTAAATAAAGCACCGCAACAACTACGGCAATACATCCAAGATTTAGCTGCGTTGGATATATTTGATTTAAATTCTGCATCAACTAAAAATAATTCCAGTCCTACAACTAATCAATTTGAACCCAATAAAATTATTACCCGGAGAGAATATGCTCGCTGGTTAGTCGCTGCTAATAATGCTATGTATGCTAACAATCTGAGCAAACAGATTCGTTTGGCGGCAGAAACTTCACAACCAGCTTTTAGTGATGTACCTGCCAAAGATCCAGATTTCCCAATTATTCAGGGTTTAGCTGAAGCAGGGTTAATTCCCAGTCCTTTATCAGGAGATGCGACGACAGTTTTGTTTCGTCCTGATGCACCGTTGATTCGGGAACAGTTGATTTTGTGGAAATTACCTTTGGATACTCGGCAAGGTTTACCCACCGCTAACTTGGAAGCAGTTAAGGAAACTTGGGGTTTCCAAGATGCAGGCAAGATAGATCCCAAGGCTTTAAGAGCAGTGTTAGCTGATTTTCAAAATGGTGAACAAGCGAATATTCGTCGGGTGTTTGGCTACACCACTTTATTTCAGCCCAAGAAACCTGTAACTCGTGCAGAAGCGGCGGCGACTTTGTGGTATTTTGGAACTCAAGGTGAGGGTATATCAGCCGTTGATGCGCTCAAGTTGCAGCAAACACCAACCGTGAGTGGAGTGCGATCGCCAAATTAATCTAGTCAAAATCAAGCAACAGAAAAATCTGTAACCTGACGATATTCAGGACGAATAAAACCTAGAACAATATCATCTTTCATTATCCCTAAATCAAGTAAAGCGTCAGTTATTCCTGTTTCTGTGCCATCGGATTCAATGTATACTTTACCTGCAAAAATTCGTACATGAATTACTACTGCATGAACTCTACCTGTTTGATCCCAGCCAGTATCTATCAATAAATAATTATCAGATTTTTCATCACAAATAGATAGGCTGTCAATCTGACCATGACTAGGTTTATATTTGGCGTGCTTTTCCACAACACTTGCTACGACTTGTCTATATTTCTCTAACTTATCCATTGCACAATTACCTCCTGGTTTGGATCAAAAATCAGATAGTTAATTTGCTGGTCACTCAAAATATCTTGAATTGCTGGTTTAAGAAAAAAGTCTTGATAAGCAGCTTCAGGAATAGTTATGTATCTGGGGATTTTAA
Coding sequences within it:
- a CDS encoding S-layer homology domain-containing protein encodes the protein MFACKRPTVFLSLAVLMTALTACSSSPSAKNWEQSLAADPQLQDNSVVFGGRKEGAGQVGQNQPSVQLPADFPKEIPIYTNAQLQEVTPATGSDNRVSARWLSSEPSNFIIGFYRNQLQTNNWQILQQPTDDAEGTFEARRNDLLVKVAIQPKSVTNAAPNQPQTSTLLKIEYTPNSTASTATAQPDSANSPTATGNNIPQPGEPQFIGPVPPANWATQPTNTAVNPAPTTSTFSDLNKAPQQLRQYIQDLAALDIFDLNSASTKNNSSPTTNQFEPNKIITRREYARWLVAANNAMYANNLSKQIRLAAETSQPAFSDVPAKDPDFPIIQGLAEAGLIPSPLSGDATTVLFRPDAPLIREQLILWKLPLDTRQGLPTANLEAVKETWGFQDAGKIDPKALRAVLADFQNGEQANIRRVFGYTTLFQPKKPVTRAEAAATLWYFGTQGEGISAVDALKLQQTPTVSGVRSPN
- a CDS encoding XisI protein translates to MDKLEKYRQVVASVVEKHAKYKPSHGQIDSLSICDEKSDNYLLIDTGWDQTGRVHAVVIHVRIFAGKVYIESDGTETGITDALLDLGIMKDDIVLGFIRPEYRQVTDFSVA
- a CDS encoding element excision factor XisH family protein; translated protein: MGTIKIPRYITIPEAAYQDFFLKPAIQDILSDQQINYLIFDPNQEVIVQWIS